A genomic window from Cloacibacillus evryensis DSM 19522 includes:
- a CDS encoding flavodoxin: protein MSKIAVIYWSAGGNTEAMAKAIAKGIASENVGAEVFSVSEFGNKSVNDYEKFALGCPSMGAEVLEECEFEPFLSSIESGLAGEKVALFGSYGWGDGEWMRNWEKRMADDGCLLFETGLIINLTPDEDGIKQCEEFGARFAKF, encoded by the coding sequence ATGAGTAAAATCGCAGTGATCTACTGGAGCGCGGGGGGAAACACCGAGGCGATGGCGAAGGCCATAGCCAAGGGCATAGCCTCGGAAAACGTCGGGGCAGAGGTATTCAGCGTCTCGGAGTTCGGTAATAAGAGCGTGAACGATTATGAGAAGTTCGCTCTCGGCTGCCCTTCGATGGGGGCCGAAGTTCTTGAGGAGTGCGAGTTTGAACCGTTCCTTTCTTCGATAGAATCCGGGCTTGCCGGCGAAAAGGTGGCGCTCTTCGGCTCTTACGGCTGGGGCGACGGCGAGTGGATGAGGAACTGGGAGAAGAGAATGGCGGACGACGGCTGCCTGCTCTTTGAAACGGGGCTGATCATCAACCTGACTCCCGATGAAGATGGAATAAAACAGTGCGAGGAATTCGGAGCTCGCTTCGCCAAATTTTAA
- a CDS encoding DUF3793 family protein, producing MVKNSLESLITFHCAPTLAGIKAANLFTWHHTNGQSTDGNMDVTRAKLAPYGISMEVLCRCDSHALIFVYRADMLRGLFTAEAERFLEGCGYAAGSDIAEKIAALKSRLVTCGEFPHEIGVFLGYPLEDVRGFIEKRGEGCKACGAWKVYGDRESALALFERYKRCTEYFYNKFEAGCEMAQLLNVVPTFG from the coding sequence ATGGTAAAAAATTCTCTGGAATCGCTTATCACATTTCACTGCGCTCCGACGCTGGCGGGGATAAAGGCCGCCAACCTTTTTACGTGGCATCATACGAATGGGCAGAGTACGGACGGCAATATGGACGTCACACGCGCAAAACTCGCTCCTTACGGCATCAGTATGGAGGTCCTTTGCCGGTGCGACAGCCATGCCCTGATCTTCGTCTACCGCGCGGATATGCTGCGCGGGCTCTTCACCGCCGAGGCCGAACGCTTCCTTGAGGGCTGCGGATATGCCGCCGGCTCCGACATCGCGGAAAAGATAGCCGCTCTGAAGAGCCGTCTTGTTACGTGCGGCGAGTTTCCCCATGAGATCGGAGTCTTTCTAGGCTATCCGCTGGAAGACGTCAGGGGATTCATCGAAAAGAGGGGAGAGGGCTGCAAAGCCTGCGGCGCGTGGAAGGTCTACGGCGACAGAGAGAGCGCTCTCGCCCTTTTTGAGCGCTATAAGAGGTGCACGGAGTATTTTTACAATAAGTTCGAGGCGGGATGCGAAATGGCGCAGCTTTTGAACGTAGTACCGACATTCGGCTAG
- a CDS encoding GNAT family N-acetyltransferase, which produces MKLVRIKNSGHEKFPEATALYAASFPLHERREDESQRAVLDDEEYHFNLLFEGETFLGLLLCWETERFIYVEHFCILPEMRGKDYGGRALALLSKRGRSVILEIDPPEDDISIRRKAFYERSGYRANGFTHVHPPYRRGFDGHRLVVMSSPAPLSDDGYKDFFRYLCERVMKNEPR; this is translated from the coding sequence ATGAAACTGGTAAGGATAAAAAACAGCGGGCACGAGAAATTCCCCGAAGCGACGGCGCTCTATGCGGCGAGCTTCCCCCTCCATGAACGTCGTGAGGACGAAAGCCAACGCGCCGTGCTTGACGACGAGGAATATCACTTCAACCTTCTCTTCGAGGGAGAGACCTTTCTCGGCCTGCTCCTCTGCTGGGAGACGGAGAGATTCATCTACGTGGAGCACTTCTGCATCCTGCCGGAGATGAGGGGCAAAGATTACGGCGGCAGGGCGCTGGCGCTGCTCTCAAAGAGGGGGCGAAGCGTCATCCTGGAGATAGACCCGCCCGAAGACGATATCTCGATCCGCAGGAAGGCTTTCTATGAGCGCTCGGGATACCGCGCGAACGGATTTACACACGTCCACCCGCCGTACAGGAGAGGCTTTGACGGACACCGGCTGGTCGTCATGTCCTCTCCCGCGCCGCTGTCGGATGACGGATATAAAGACTTTTTCCGCTATCTCTGCGAGCGGGTCATGAAAAACGAACCGCGTTAA
- the xth gene encoding exodeoxyribonuclease III, whose amino-acid sequence MPKTDIATFNVNSVKSRLPILDTWLSSENAPDILCLQETKCRDEDFPAAFFEDKGYHCVFKGMKSYNGVAVVSRAEPDEFEFGLCDEGEEGREESENARVARVRFGGLTVLNTYIPQGKEIDNPDYLYKLRFIGRVKRLLERKCSSSDKVVWLGDLNVAPTDIDVTNPKNKKDHVCFHEDVKEALAQAMSWGLVDIFREHLPGEGQYTFWDYRVKDSLSRNIGWRIDHILGTESAAELCKGVRVERGLRAMDRPSDHTAVVGTFEL is encoded by the coding sequence ATGCCAAAGACAGACATAGCGACATTTAACGTGAACTCAGTAAAGAGCCGCCTGCCGATACTCGATACATGGCTCTCCTCGGAGAACGCCCCCGACATCCTCTGTTTGCAGGAGACGAAGTGCCGCGACGAGGATTTCCCCGCCGCTTTCTTTGAGGATAAGGGATATCACTGCGTATTCAAGGGAATGAAGAGCTACAACGGCGTTGCCGTGGTCTCGCGCGCCGAGCCGGACGAATTTGAGTTCGGCCTCTGCGACGAGGGCGAGGAGGGGCGCGAAGAGTCGGAGAACGCGCGCGTGGCGCGTGTCCGCTTCGGCGGCCTTACCGTGCTCAACACTTACATACCTCAGGGGAAGGAGATAGACAACCCCGACTATCTCTACAAGCTGCGCTTCATCGGCCGCGTGAAGCGGCTGCTGGAGAGAAAATGCAGCTCCTCCGACAAGGTGGTCTGGCTTGGCGACCTGAACGTCGCCCCGACCGATATCGACGTGACGAATCCGAAAAACAAAAAGGATCACGTCTGTTTTCACGAGGACGTGAAGGAGGCTCTGGCGCAGGCGATGTCGTGGGGGCTGGTGGACATATTCCGCGAACACCTACCAGGCGAGGGGCAATACACCTTCTGGGATTACCGCGTCAAGGACTCTCTCTCTCGGAACATCGGCTGGCGGATAGACCACATATTGGGGACCGAGAGCGCCGCGGAGCTATGCAAAGGCGTGAGGGTGGAACGCGGCCTGCGCGCGATGGACAGGCCCTCCGACCACACGGCGGTTGTCGGTACATTTGAACTATAG
- a CDS encoding GNAT family N-acetyltransferase translates to MPQTTAVKAKEYLSRDALSHIDMLEAIDRGSADILYAERGGVILIERESRSCMISVDEISICEELPSLGSYPQYAAHQRDAAAYITQGRSFPHSLTVCQAAYLEKEPPRALEADIRPLTEEQAETVFHSYEAMDDPAYIRELISRGQMWGLFKDSLLAGFIGEHLEGSMGLLEVLPEHRGRGYGYALESFLIGRTLARGSIPFCQVVTGNRPSLALQKKLGMAISKGKTYWLFN, encoded by the coding sequence ATGCCACAGACGACGGCGGTTAAGGCAAAAGAATATCTTTCGCGGGACGCCCTTTCCCATATCGACATGCTGGAGGCGATCGACAGGGGCAGCGCAGATATCCTCTACGCGGAGCGCGGCGGCGTAATCCTCATCGAACGGGAGAGCCGAAGCTGCATGATCTCCGTAGACGAGATCAGTATATGCGAGGAACTGCCCTCTCTCGGCAGTTATCCGCAGTACGCGGCGCACCAAAGGGATGCGGCGGCATATATCACGCAGGGACGGAGTTTTCCACATTCTCTCACCGTCTGCCAGGCCGCCTATCTGGAGAAAGAGCCGCCTCGCGCTTTGGAGGCCGATATCCGGCCACTGACAGAGGAGCAGGCGGAAACTGTCTTTCACAGCTACGAGGCGATGGACGATCCGGCGTATATCAGGGAACTGATCTCCCGCGGACAGATGTGGGGCCTCTTTAAGGACAGCCTCTTGGCGGGCTTCATCGGCGAACACCTCGAGGGCAGTATGGGGCTGTTGGAGGTCCTTCCAGAACACAGAGGGCGCGGATACGGATACGCGCTGGAATCGTTTCTCATAGGGCGCACGCTGGCACGGGGAAGTATCCCCTTCTGCCAGGTCGTGACCGGCAACCGCCCCTCGCTGGCGCTGCAGAAAAAGCTGGGGATGGCGATTTCTAAAGGAAAGACATACTGGCTGTTTAACTGA
- a CDS encoding aromatic amino acid ammonia-lyase, with protein MGTYILDGYSLTVADVAKMLSDEHPQVKISDEARARCEKSRGQIDEWLKEGAPTIYGINTGLGALKDVPVPPDKHIEWNKTLPYVHGAGFGDFLPAEVTRAELLLRANILCRAFSAVRVSLIERLLDMFNNGISPAVHGDGSTGLSDLAPIAQNIMTVAGLPGARAIVDGKVVPAAEAYRAKGMAETFTLECKEVLAQMNGSTMSQSIAVVSFIRFQRLFENYRKAAAGKVDRDKLAACEETVEFIRGILDFENNITCDNPNLFELEDGTFEAVMGCNCSNTQVGYVMDLLSVILAEMGWDVAELFGETPRVSALLDKLRGMTMQVSADSIPTKGGQEDHVEFSYSAARKADAGIELFAELMAVYKLTD; from the coding sequence ATGGGAACATACATATTGGACGGCTACAGCCTGACAGTTGCCGACGTCGCCAAAATGCTGAGCGACGAGCATCCTCAGGTAAAAATTTCAGACGAAGCCCGCGCGCGCTGCGAGAAGAGCCGCGGACAGATAGACGAATGGCTTAAAGAGGGAGCGCCGACCATATACGGCATCAACACAGGCCTGGGCGCATTGAAGGACGTGCCGGTGCCGCCAGACAAGCATATCGAGTGGAACAAGACGCTGCCTTACGTCCACGGCGCTGGATTCGGCGACTTTCTTCCCGCCGAGGTGACGCGCGCCGAACTCCTGCTGCGCGCCAACATCCTCTGCCGCGCCTTTTCGGCCGTGCGCGTGTCGCTGATCGAAAGACTGCTCGATATGTTCAACAACGGCATATCGCCCGCGGTCCACGGCGACGGCTCCACGGGACTCAGCGACCTCGCGCCGATCGCGCAGAACATCATGACCGTCGCTGGGCTTCCCGGCGCGAGAGCGATCGTTGACGGCAAAGTCGTGCCCGCCGCCGAAGCCTATCGCGCGAAGGGCATGGCGGAGACCTTCACGCTTGAATGCAAAGAGGTCCTCGCCCAGATGAACGGCTCGACGATGAGCCAGAGCATCGCCGTCGTCTCCTTCATCAGATTCCAGAGACTCTTTGAAAATTACCGCAAAGCCGCCGCCGGCAAGGTGGACCGCGACAAGCTCGCGGCCTGCGAAGAGACTGTGGAATTCATCCGCGGGATACTTGACTTTGAAAACAACATCACCTGCGACAATCCCAACCTCTTCGAGCTTGAAGACGGCACCTTTGAGGCGGTCATGGGCTGCAACTGCAGCAACACGCAGGTCGGATACGTGATGGACCTGCTCAGCGTGATCCTCGCGGAGATGGGCTGGGACGTTGCGGAGCTCTTCGGCGAAACGCCGCGCGTCTCGGCGCTGCTCGATAAACTGCGCGGCATGACGATGCAGGTCAGCGCCGACTCCATCCCGACCAAGGGCGGCCAGGAAGACCACGTGGAATTCAGCTATTCCGCGGCGAGAAAAGCCGACGCCGGCATAGAGCTTTTCGCCGAGCTGATGGCGGTCTATAAACTGACTGATTGA
- a CDS encoding aromatic amino acid lyase, whose product MENLQWIDDILAARRGGSREPVVNTECCTKKETLPDGCVAVILELLAEGAAEKGCLKLQKAAEERLKGQVLPELPYEDADEGTLAEMLAEALETGGELPVEERDFVAKSNCVTTGMAMYICAVAGRAIKTADVAVSMNLEAIRGELGAFDKRLQELGRPYPGQIESAENVRRVTAGSKLTTDEGRYAFGYDKKPRVQDAICVRATPQTHGGVRDIFHWCAAQVASDWNSHAHTLYRTEYAMDALATALADLAHTSERRSFRLCDTRLSYGLPMNLVPDELGINYGFPIIQSTQAAETAELKLLALPAAAIKRKNVSLAYYSVSKLFELIRKLNRVMAVEILMSAQALDIVHAKIPGYPCGAGTAAAHKCLRGEISMMDENRFVAPDMIAAERLTADGVILKAVEAAVGTLK is encoded by the coding sequence TTGGAAAATTTGCAGTGGATCGACGATATCCTGGCGGCTCGCCGCGGCGGCTCACGTGAACCGGTCGTCAACACGGAATGCTGCACAAAGAAGGAGACGCTTCCCGACGGCTGCGTCGCCGTCATCCTTGAACTTTTGGCCGAGGGTGCGGCGGAAAAGGGCTGCCTCAAGCTTCAGAAGGCGGCGGAAGAACGCCTGAAGGGGCAGGTCCTGCCCGAACTGCCCTATGAGGACGCGGATGAAGGGACGCTGGCGGAGATGCTCGCCGAGGCTCTGGAAACCGGTGGAGAACTGCCCGTGGAAGAGAGGGACTTCGTCGCTAAAAGCAACTGTGTGACGACGGGTATGGCGATGTATATCTGCGCCGTCGCTGGACGCGCGATAAAGACCGCGGACGTCGCGGTATCGATGAACCTCGAAGCCATCCGCGGAGAGCTCGGCGCTTTCGACAAGCGACTCCAGGAGCTGGGCCGCCCCTATCCGGGACAGATCGAATCGGCGGAAAATGTGCGCCGCGTCACGGCGGGCTCGAAACTTACCACCGACGAGGGCCGCTACGCCTTCGGCTACGATAAGAAGCCGAGGGTGCAGGACGCCATCTGCGTGCGCGCGACGCCGCAGACGCACGGCGGGGTGCGCGACATCTTCCACTGGTGCGCCGCGCAGGTCGCCTCCGACTGGAACAGCCACGCGCATACTCTTTACAGGACGGAATACGCGATGGACGCGCTGGCGACGGCGCTGGCCGACCTTGCCCATACCAGCGAGCGCCGCAGCTTCCGCCTCTGCGATACGCGCCTTTCATACGGGCTGCCGATGAACCTCGTTCCCGACGAACTTGGCATCAATTACGGCTTCCCCATCATACAGTCGACGCAGGCCGCGGAGACGGCGGAACTGAAGCTTCTGGCGCTGCCGGCGGCGGCGATAAAGAGGAAAAACGTTTCTCTCGCCTATTACTCGGTGAGCAAACTGTTTGAACTCATCAGGAAGCTGAACCGCGTAATGGCCGTGGAGATCCTGATGTCGGCGCAGGCGCTCGACATCGTACACGCGAAGATACCCGGCTACCCCTGCGGCGCCGGCACGGCCGCGGCGCATAAATGCCTGCGCGGCGAGATCTCCATGATGGACGAGAACCGCTTCGTCGCGCCGGATATGATCGCGGCGGAACGTCTGACGGCTGACGGCGTGATCCTCAAAGCGGTGGAAGCCGCCGTCGGGACACTGAAGTAG
- a CDS encoding AAA family ATPase — MGTKVVRIKLMGAPEIAIDGTPVRLPFRQADALIYYLAVTGSAAKTKLCDLLWGSKCTDEKAKSNLRNTVYVIRKAFGGDFIDEPARQTMALNPRRQIESDLQSYMEGEAPDWEDFLGGFYLKDNEEFSEWTEATARQVKESYCRRLRERIAAAYDARDFTLCRSLCDSLAGADKYDEYACRRRMMMLKSEGKEAQAQKIYEELRKLLRDDLAQEPEAETTRLAREIKSRPPRAARPDLGIETRRAAAGAGFFYGREAELANISRTLRLFMGNAPAASIVVKGEMGIGKSALMEEALRRTAAGDAALISARCYQAEESFLLKPWYDIFEQLLSSLSNDVSEEARTLRKAVTSLFPSADSVVAPADELFSAWGEYFLVRALVKYCAGSRLILKIDDIQWADPASLALIRNIVTMDKNRAILFVMGCRNDAPAATERLTSGLKLAGLLEEYDLERFTPEQTADFAKKFLPRRGFDAAFGSSLFRETEGNPLFITETLNNISFSGSLAGFTPKLGDVIRQRILGVEGEPRKALDLISMMPDGAAFETLARISGKEPAGLVDDLEQLIERKLIREEAASGGVIFRFSHQKIREYTYENIPLVRRRLLHEKIALYFESTLAAQPHGAFVFPKLIYHFEKSRLLKKYLEYVIKNIIGYLNITQEYFPTGGDAAQPLILSGENGVSVLDMNNIESYFQSVERKITEDPAPFRDEEGQALLSEFYVLQARHYTHNLGYARARECIAKIREINGSCATAAQRGYILKANYHLSSICMDRMEIALLLRTADESARLAEIDGDRNWKAAWLRISGMSRAFAGNYGEAVRLLEEAAALFSSFGDTAAYRYSLCACYAWLGEAKRNQFDFTEAERWHERAVGLCREAEARGGAALIYTLYAQSLADSVLSGHECDEAKLRRVLKRARAFFDKFHLRWYRGVACAYSALAACKAGSYEEAADCLAEARAAAELLDSDYERCVADRVSAQIKAILAQNGEGTETLAALVNEDIEFYKERALRVTERLSLPIEKACLEGL, encoded by the coding sequence ATGGGGACAAAAGTGGTCAGGATAAAGTTGATGGGCGCACCTGAAATAGCGATCGACGGCACCCCCGTCAGACTGCCCTTCCGTCAGGCCGACGCGCTGATCTATTACCTTGCCGTTACCGGCTCCGCCGCTAAGACAAAGCTCTGCGACCTCCTGTGGGGAAGCAAATGCACCGACGAAAAGGCAAAATCCAATCTGCGCAACACCGTCTATGTGATCAGGAAAGCGTTCGGCGGCGACTTCATCGACGAACCGGCACGACAGACGATGGCGCTGAATCCCCGACGCCAGATAGAAAGCGACCTTCAAAGCTATATGGAGGGCGAAGCCCCTGACTGGGAAGACTTCCTCGGCGGTTTTTATCTGAAGGACAACGAAGAATTCAGCGAGTGGACCGAGGCTACGGCGCGGCAGGTCAAAGAGAGCTACTGCCGGCGGCTCAGGGAAAGGATAGCGGCGGCCTACGACGCGCGCGACTTCACCCTCTGCCGTTCGCTCTGCGACTCGCTCGCCGGCGCCGATAAGTATGACGAATACGCCTGCCGCCGCCGGATGATGATGCTGAAAAGCGAGGGCAAAGAGGCGCAGGCGCAGAAAATATATGAAGAGCTGAGAAAACTTTTGCGGGACGACCTCGCGCAGGAACCTGAGGCCGAAACGACGCGGCTCGCTCGCGAAATAAAAAGCCGCCCGCCCCGCGCGGCGCGGCCCGACCTCGGCATTGAGACGAGACGCGCCGCCGCGGGAGCGGGGTTTTTCTACGGACGCGAGGCGGAGCTGGCAAATATCTCTCGCACGCTGCGCCTTTTCATGGGAAACGCGCCCGCCGCGAGCATCGTGGTAAAGGGCGAAATGGGGATCGGAAAGTCCGCGCTAATGGAAGAGGCGCTGCGCCGCACGGCGGCGGGCGACGCCGCGCTGATATCGGCACGCTGTTATCAGGCGGAAGAGAGCTTTCTGCTCAAACCGTGGTACGACATTTTTGAACAGCTCCTGTCATCCCTATCGAACGACGTCTCCGAGGAGGCACGCACGCTGAGAAAAGCGGTGACTTCGCTCTTCCCGAGCGCGGATTCCGTCGTCGCGCCCGCAGACGAACTTTTCTCCGCCTGGGGAGAATATTTTCTCGTCCGGGCGCTTGTCAAGTACTGCGCCGGCAGCCGCCTGATCCTCAAGATAGACGACATCCAGTGGGCCGACCCCGCGAGCCTCGCGCTGATCCGCAACATCGTCACGATGGACAAAAACCGAGCCATCCTCTTCGTCATGGGCTGCCGGAACGACGCCCCCGCAGCGACGGAGCGGCTGACGAGCGGCCTGAAATTGGCGGGTTTACTGGAGGAATACGATCTGGAGCGCTTCACGCCGGAACAGACCGCCGACTTCGCGAAGAAGTTCCTGCCGCGCCGCGGCTTCGACGCCGCATTCGGCAGTTCGCTCTTTCGCGAGACGGAGGGCAACCCGCTCTTCATAACGGAGACGCTGAACAACATATCCTTCAGCGGCTCGCTTGCCGGCTTCACGCCGAAACTGGGCGACGTCATCCGCCAGCGCATCCTCGGCGTCGAAGGAGAACCGCGCAAGGCGCTCGACCTGATCTCGATGATGCCGGACGGCGCGGCCTTCGAAACGCTGGCGCGCATCTCCGGCAAAGAGCCGGCCGGGCTCGTGGATGATCTCGAACAACTGATAGAGCGAAAACTAATCCGCGAAGAGGCGGCCTCCGGCGGCGTCATCTTCCGTTTCAGCCACCAGAAGATCAGGGAATACACATACGAAAACATCCCCCTCGTCAGAAGAAGGCTGCTGCATGAAAAGATCGCCCTCTACTTTGAGAGCACCCTGGCCGCGCAGCCTCACGGCGCTTTCGTCTTCCCGAAACTCATCTATCACTTCGAGAAGAGCCGCCTGCTGAAAAAATATCTCGAATACGTCATAAAGAATATCATCGGCTACCTCAACATAACGCAGGAATACTTCCCCACCGGCGGAGACGCCGCCCAACCGCTCATACTGAGCGGCGAGAACGGCGTATCCGTGCTGGACATGAACAACATCGAAAGCTATTTCCAGAGCGTGGAGCGAAAGATAACGGAGGACCCCGCCCCCTTCCGCGACGAAGAGGGGCAGGCGCTGCTTTCGGAATTCTACGTCCTCCAGGCCAGGCATTACACCCATAACCTGGGCTACGCGCGCGCGCGGGAGTGCATCGCGAAAATCCGCGAGATCAACGGTTCCTGCGCGACGGCGGCGCAGCGCGGATACATTTTAAAGGCCAACTATCATCTCAGCTCCATCTGCATGGACAGGATGGAGATCGCGCTTCTGCTGCGCACCGCCGACGAATCGGCGCGGCTCGCGGAAATAGACGGAGACCGCAACTGGAAGGCGGCGTGGCTGCGCATAAGCGGGATGTCGCGCGCCTTTGCGGGAAACTACGGCGAGGCCGTCCGGCTGCTGGAAGAGGCGGCGGCGCTCTTTTCCTCCTTCGGCGATACGGCGGCGTACCGCTACTCCCTCTGCGCCTGTTACGCCTGGCTCGGCGAGGCGAAGCGGAACCAGTTCGATTTCACGGAGGCCGAGCGCTGGCATGAACGCGCGGTCGGCCTCTGCCGCGAGGCCGAGGCGCGCGGAGGCGCGGCGCTTATTTACACATTATACGCGCAGTCTCTCGCCGACAGCGTGCTCTCCGGTCACGAATGCGACGAGGCAAAGCTGCGCCGCGTCCTGAAAAGGGCCCGCGCGTTCTTCGACAAATTCCATCTGCGCTGGTATCGCGGCGTCGCCTGCGCCTATTCCGCGCTCGCCGCCTGCAAAGCCGGCTCTTACGAAGAGGCCGCCGACTGCCTTGCGGAGGCGCGCGCCGCCGCGGAGCTTCTCGACAGCGATTACGAACGCTGCGTCGCGGACCGCGTCTCGGCGCAGATCAAAGCCATCCTCGCGCAAAACGGCGAAGGCACGGAAACGCTGGCCGCTTTAGTCAATGAAGATATCGAGTTCTATAAGGAAAGGGCGCTCCGTGTGACGGAACGCCTCTCGCTGCCGATAGAAAAAGCCTGCCTCGAAGGGCTGTAA
- a CDS encoding LysR family transcriptional regulator produces MIKLNYIEEYVTLAENLNFTKTANHLYITQPALSRHISIIEEMVDAKLFIRNTKGVSITPAGQIVYESFKEILKAFNSANEQIKRLTSCNDGIDISGTLKINSPYYWAEKYIDPIKAHFAKTFPNVEVRAKSFQPIDCFIGMCNGEADIAIISMTISIDEINDQICRYEFARERLAVAMSLEHRLAGRSSVRLDEFKDDLFVSVEDENDSITNFTELVLSLMRKRGVEAKKVRFPHQMNTLETAILQSGGVSVVPLCFGEKTINLHDSTIIPLEDPDCVISMNCYYRANNENHALPLFLRSIREVFPKNSAKED; encoded by the coding sequence ATGATAAAGCTGAACTATATCGAGGAATATGTGACCTTAGCCGAGAATCTGAACTTCACAAAGACAGCTAATCATCTGTATATTACACAGCCCGCTCTCAGCAGGCATATTTCCATAATTGAAGAGATGGTGGACGCAAAGCTTTTCATCCGCAATACGAAGGGCGTGAGCATAACTCCCGCGGGGCAGATTGTCTATGAATCTTTCAAGGAGATATTGAAAGCGTTCAACAGCGCCAACGAACAGATCAAGCGGTTGACCTCATGCAATGACGGGATAGATATAAGCGGAACGCTCAAGATAAACAGCCCCTATTATTGGGCCGAAAAATATATCGACCCGATCAAGGCGCATTTTGCGAAGACCTTTCCCAACGTGGAGGTGAGGGCGAAGTCGTTTCAGCCGATAGATTGTTTTATAGGAATGTGCAACGGAGAAGCGGATATCGCCATCATCAGCATGACGATCAGTATCGATGAGATCAACGACCAAATATGCAGATACGAGTTCGCCCGGGAAAGGCTGGCCGTCGCTATGAGTTTGGAACATCGCCTGGCTGGGCGTTCGTCGGTCAGGCTCGACGAATTTAAGGACGACCTTTTTGTCTCCGTAGAGGACGAGAACGATTCGATCACGAACTTTACGGAACTTGTTCTTTCTTTAATGCGAAAACGCGGCGTCGAGGCTAAAAAAGTACGATTCCCCCACCAGATGAACACCCTTGAAACGGCGATCCTGCAATCCGGCGGCGTCAGCGTGGTGCCCCTCTGTTTCGGCGAGAAGACTATCAACCTGCACGACAGCACGATCATACCGCTCGAAGACCCAGACTGCGTCATTTCCATGAATTGCTATTACAGGGCAAATAACGAAAACCACGCTCTCCCGCTGTTTTTACGATCGATCCGCGAAGTATTCCCCAAAAATTCCGCAAAAGAAGATTAG
- a CDS encoding thiolase family protein, with the protein MKFNKSFIPYGGYYSTPFARWNGSLKAENSVVLAADTARRWFVEKQIDPTVLDFIYYGITTAQPLSFYSHVYSSAVILDRKKNIPGIQVSQVCATSCTTMGSAAADVENGAYETVYALAGDRCSSTPLLVVPSPNNGSVVTENIVTDNFKRDPSPGAGLAMFETAEAVAKQAGITREECDDIALLRYEQYLDATANGRAFQKRYMYPVEIKERKQIKRIDADEGVAARTKEGLAAYKTVIEGGVLTSGSQCHPADGNCGVIVTTKENAGKLSADGTVTVQIISYGVVRVAPGRMASALVPALTLTLKDAGIGAGELKQVKTHNPFIVNDIYLGKEMGIDQKHINNYGSPMIFGHPQAPTAGRAIIELIEALAVQGGGYGAFTGCAAGDLGASLIVKVY; encoded by the coding sequence GTGAAATTCAATAAATCTTTCATCCCATACGGCGGATACTATTCAACGCCGTTCGCTCGCTGGAACGGATCATTGAAGGCTGAAAATTCAGTGGTGCTGGCTGCGGACACGGCAAGAAGGTGGTTTGTGGAAAAGCAGATCGATCCGACCGTGCTGGATTTTATCTACTATGGGATAACTACGGCTCAGCCGTTGTCGTTTTACTCTCACGTCTATTCAAGCGCGGTCATCCTCGACCGCAAGAAAAACATCCCTGGGATACAGGTGAGCCAGGTATGCGCGACCTCCTGCACGACCATGGGGTCGGCGGCGGCCGATGTTGAAAACGGAGCCTATGAAACAGTATACGCTCTGGCGGGAGACCGCTGCTCCAGTACGCCTCTGCTGGTGGTGCCCAGCCCGAATAACGGCTCGGTGGTCACGGAAAATATCGTTACCGACAATTTCAAGCGCGACCCGTCGCCGGGCGCGGGCTTGGCGATGTTCGAGACGGCGGAAGCGGTGGCGAAGCAAGCCGGCATAACCAGAGAGGAATGCGACGATATCGCGCTTCTCAGATATGAGCAATATTTGGATGCGACGGCAAACGGAAGGGCGTTCCAGAAACGCTACATGTATCCTGTGGAAATAAAAGAAAGAAAGCAGATAAAGCGGATCGACGCCGACGAGGGAGTCGCCGCCAGGACAAAAGAGGGCCTGGCCGCCTATAAAACGGTCATTGAAGGCGGAGTGCTGACAAGCGGCAGCCAATGCCACCCCGCCGACGGCAACTGCGGCGTTATCGTAACGACGAAAGAAAACGCCGGTAAGCTGAGCGCGGACGGCACCGTAACGGTTCAGATCATATCCTACGGCGTGGTCAGGGTCGCCCCCGGACGCATGGCTTCCGCGCTGGTCCCCGCGCTGACGCTGACGTTAAAAGACGCCGGCATCGGCGCAGGCGAACTGAAACAGGTAAAAACGCACAATCCCTTTATCGTAAACGACATCTACCTGGGAAAAGAGATGGGAATAGACCAAAAGCATATAAACAACTATGGCTCTCCCATGATCTTCGGGCATCCCCAGGCGCCTACCGCCGGCAGGGCCATCATCGAGCTTATCGAAGCCCTGGCCGTACAGGGCGGAGGCTATGGCGCCTTTACCGGATGCGCGGCCGGCGATCTCGGAGCCTCCTTGATCGTCAAAGTGTATTAG